In Chryseobacterium sp., the genomic window TCCTGTACAAACACAGTCTGCCCGGTCGGAATATGAGTGGCACGAACTGCTGTATTAACTTTGTTTACATTCTGGCCGCCGCTTCCCTGGCTTCTCGCAGTCTGAAACTGAATATCTTTTTCATGAAAATCAATAGTTTTCACATTTTCCAGTTCAAAAACACCAATGAACCAGTTGCTTCTTTTATGCAGTTTCCTGAATGTACTTTTTCCTGTCCAGCATATACTTCCTAACCAGTTTTTTAAAAATGCTGTAATATCTTCTCCTTTTAAAAAGGAGGGTTACCGATTTCAAGGTCAGGTTTTCATCACCGCTTTCGCGATGAATAATTTCATAATCTATTGTATTATATTGTGCTTCCTCCAGAAAGGTTTTCAACACTTTAGCCACCACCCACTGGCATTCTAAAGGACCTCTTCCTGAAGTTATTTGTATTAATTTTTCCATTGTTGTTTGTTGAGAGTTAACGGTTGATGGTCTACAGTCAAGCTCCCTCCACTGTAAGCCATCAACTATAAACTTAATTATCGATCCATTCTCACAATTCTCGGTTGAAAAGTTCCCAGGATATCCACCAATCCGCTTTGTGCATTCATTACCTCATGAATATCTTTATAAGCCATCGGAGCTTCTTCCGCATTTCCGCCGATCAGCGTGACATTTTTCAATTTCAGTTCATTTTTAATATCATTCTGGGTAAAAAGCCTCCGGCATTCTCCTCTTGAGTAAGCTCTTCCAGCACCATGTGAAGCTGAATTCAGCGAATCGGGGTTTCCTTTCCCCTGGACAATAAATCCTTTTGCAGTCATGGATCCAGGAATCATTGCAAGCTCATTTTCATTGGCCGGCGTCGCTCCTTTTCTATGAACAATCACCTCTTTTCCGTTATGGATCTCTTTCCATGCAAAATTGTGATGGTTTTCAATTCTGGCTTTTACTCTTCCCCCCACGGCTTTCACTAATCTCCTGTGAATATCGTCGTGGCAGGCAGAAGCATAGTCTCCGGCTAAGTTCATAGCCGTCCAGTATTCCAATCCAAGATGTGTACTAAGATCCAGCCATGCGAAATTCTGAGCTTCTTTTGGCAGCGGACACTGTTCTGTAGCCACTCTTGAATAATATTGGGCAATTTCAGCTCCTAATCCCCGCGACCCACTGTGTGAAAGAATTCCCAGATATTTGCCTTTCGGCAAACCGATCTGCTCCTCTTCTGCAGTGATTTCCACTTCTCCAAATTCAACAAAATGATTCCCGCCCCCTGATGATCCCATCTGCTTAATGGCTTTTCCTTTCAGCCTTCTAAGAATCGGGATCAGGTCAAAGGTATCCCTGTCGAAGATTTCATGGTCTATATGAGATTTATGGGTTTCATACATTCCAAATTTTGTATGTTCGGCAAGAGCTTTTTCATATTTGTCTCTTGCCCCGTTCAGATATGAAATTGGGATATCCAAAATACTGAGGCTCATCCTGCAGCCAATATCCATTCCTACTCCATAAGGGATCACCGCATTTTCTACCGCGAGTACTCCTCCGATGGGCAGTCCATAACCGCTATGGGCATCAGGCATTAAGGCTCCCTGCACAGATACCGGCAGCTTCAAAGCCGTAAACAGCTGATTTTGGGCTTCTTCTGAAATATTGCTTCCGAAGATCCTGAAAGGAGCACGCTGAGTATTCAGCATTCTTTTTTCTGTTTTTTTGGAGGAAAGCAGCGTCTCTGCAATTTGTCCAAAAGTCAGATCCTTTTCAAAATGCTCCGGATTCAGTAGAATTTCTTTTAACAGAGATTTTACATGATGGATATTTTTAGTTGCAAAATTTCTTTTCATTACCTCCAAAGCCACATTAACACTTTGGTTATTGGGATAGCCCAATTTTAATATATCTTTTCCTTTTAGTTTTAAATTTCCCATTGTTTTTGTTTTAAATAACAGCCGGACCTATACGTCCTTAAAGCTTTCTGCAATCTCTGTTGCAGACATTGTACAGGTACTATATTTCCTGCTTTTGATAAGGATTCTTTCCTATTTCATTTTCCATGGATTGGATGTACCGCAAATCGTTTTCTGGATAACAGCCACCACTGCATGCTGTCTGAGACAGGACTCCAATTCTGCATATTCTTTTTCCAATTCCGCATCTACAGGCTTATAGTGGGCAATCATATTCGGTCTTATCCTCAGGGTAAACCTCCATGGTTCAATGAATTCGCAGTAAGTTCCATCTATTTTCCGGATCGAACAATATTCTTCTTTCTTCACAAAATACTGCCTTTCTCTGGGGTAAGCCCAAGTTTTGGGGAAGTTTCTGTTCTTTTTCTACATGTACTCTTCTTCCGAATTTTCTTTTCTTTTTTAAGAATTTCCGGCTTTCAGAATACATATAGGTATTGATCTTCTTCAGAATACCCTTAAAGAAATCTCCGTCTTTGAATCGCTTGACCTCATCCTTCAAAACAAGGTATCTTACAAATCCTCTTTGATAAGGCTGATCTAAAGGAAGCAAAGGAATATTTCTTCTTGTTTTCCAAAGTTCTTTACTCCGTTTATATTTTTTTCTTATCTGCTTTTCTACATCTTTT contains:
- a CDS encoding RtcB family protein, producing MGNLKLKGKDILKLGYPNNQSVNVALEVMKRNFATKNIHHVKSLLKEILLNPEHFEKDLTFGQIAETLLSSKKTEKRMLNTQRAPFRIFGSNISEEAQNQLFTALKLPVSVQGALMPDAHSGYGLPIGGVLAVENAVIPYGVGMDIGCRMSLSILDIPISYLNGARDKYEKALAEHTKFGMYETHKSHIDHEIFDRDTFDLIPILRRLKGKAIKQMGSSGGGNHFVEFGEVEITAEEEQIGLPKGKYLGILSHSGSRGLGAEIAQYYSRVATEQCPLPKEAQNFAWLDLSTHLGLEYWTAMNLAGDYASACHDDIHRRLVKAVGGRVKARIENHHNFAWKEIHNGKEVIVHRKGATPANENELAMIPGSMTAKGFIVQGKGNPDSLNSASHGAGRAYSRGECRRLFTQNDIKNELKLKNVTLIGGNAEEAPMAYKDIHEVMNAQSGLVDILGTFQPRIVRMDR